One window from the genome of Marinobacter sp. es.048 encodes:
- a CDS encoding class I SAM-dependent methyltransferase, whose translation MKARDPNVGGQNLADPVMVKMDRDRSFTVYEKVKSHTKGNSVLDYGGGNGKIMNSFIEHGYACYIADYSDVQLPNVEKVANDIEGLEHRYSIIILSHVLEHVAEPGELISRLKDHLEDDGVVYAEIPIDILGGIRLEGDPVTHINFFTRESLATLFNRNGYQVVSGNTEYGTYGRHQLEVGWLLAQKGDEAPSYKPTSAKKLLWPSRWYALKKLLVEASKS comes from the coding sequence TTGAAGGCACGCGATCCAAATGTCGGTGGACAGAATCTTGCCGATCCCGTTATGGTCAAAATGGATCGGGATAGGTCTTTTACTGTATATGAAAAGGTAAAATCGCACACAAAGGGTAATTCGGTGCTCGACTATGGTGGCGGAAACGGAAAGATTATGAATTCCTTTATTGAGCATGGTTACGCTTGCTATATAGCTGATTATTCAGACGTGCAACTTCCCAATGTGGAAAAGGTTGCTAACGATATTGAAGGCTTAGAGCATCGATATTCAATTATTATTTTGTCGCATGTCTTGGAGCATGTTGCCGAGCCGGGGGAGCTAATTTCTAGGCTTAAGGATCATTTGGAGGATGACGGAGTGGTTTATGCTGAAATTCCGATTGACATTCTCGGGGGCATACGACTGGAAGGAGACCCAGTTACACACATCAATTTTTTTACGCGAGAAAGCCTTGCGACTTTATTCAATAGGAACGGATATCAGGTTGTAAGCGGAAATACAGAGTACGGGACCTACGGAAGACACCAGTTAGAAGTAGGCTGGCTTCTGGCACAAAAGGGTGATGAAGCGCCCTCCTACAAGCCAACATCTGCTAAAAAACTATTGTGGCCAAGCCGCTGGTACGCACTCAAGAAGTTGCTGGTTGAGGCGAGTAAATCGTAG